The stretch of DNA GTCCTGCAGCCACTAACGACAGTAGAGGTTAAATCGAACGTCGGTGGAGAGATAGTCGAATTAACGGTTGACGAAGGCGACGTGGTCAAAGCCGGCCAGTTAATTGCCCGCATCGACCCTTCTGATTCATTGACGGATCTGTCGCAAGCGGAAGCTGATTACCAAGGGGCAGAAGCGAGAGTAAATCAGACTAAGCAGGGTTCGAGCATGCAGCAACTGCAAACGGCTGCCAACATCGTAAGTGCGCAGCAAGCGCTTGAATCCAGCCGTCAACGGCTTGCACAAGCTGAGTCGCAGGCCAAAATCCAGCCAACTCTAACATCTGAAGCAATTAAGCAAGCCGCAAGTGCGCTTGCCTCCGCTCAAGCGACATTGACCCAAACCAAGTCAGCGTTGGTTCCTCAGAAACTGGCATCTGCCCAGGCCGCTTACGACCAGGCCAAGGCGACTTACGACCAATCGCAGTTTAATTTCACCCGTCAACAAGCGCTTCTGGAAAAAGGTTTCGTCTCTAAAAGCCAACTTGAGGCTGCAGAACAACAGTTCTCCGTAGCTAAAGCTCAATTGAATAACGCAAAAATCAAACTTGATACCGTAAAGGATGAAGCCTTCCAAGACCTTAGTAATGCACAGGCTAGATATGATCAATCCAAATCTGCCCTAGAAACTGCTCGAACTAATCGAATTCAAGACTCACTCAAGCAACAAGACCTGGCGGCGGCAAGGGCAGCATTTAAGCAATCCAAAGCTTCTTTGGATGCCGTCAATGCAACTTCCTATCAGAACCAAATGAAGGTCGAGGACATCTTGCAGGCCCAATCACAATTGGAACGCGCAAAGGCAGCCGTCAAGAATGCCCATACTCAGGTCAGCTATTGCACTATCACCGCTCCTAGAGCCGGTGTTGTGGTCAAAAAGTATGTTGATAAAGGTTCAATTGTGACTGCGGGACGCGCTGCTGTCGGCGGAGGGAGTGGCTCAGGCATAACCATTGTCGATATCGCCGATACCACCCACATGTGGGTAGTTGTGAATGTCGATGAGACGGATATCGGCAAAATTCAACTTGGTCAGCGGGTTAGCGTTCGGGTGGATGCATATCCGAAAGAAAAATTCAAAGCGCGGGTGATTAAAATTGCCCCATTGGCAGTAGTCGACCAAAACGTTACCACCGTGCCGGTTACCGTAGAGCTAGAACGGATCAATCGCCAACTTAAACCCCAGATGAACGCTACTTGCGATTTCATCATCGGCAACAAACGGAATGTACTTTGTCTCCCAAGTGCAGCGATTAAAGAAACCAAGAACGGCATGACGGTCTCTGTTTTGGCGAATGGAAAACAGGAAACCCGTGTCATCCAAGTAGGTTTAGCCGGCGATGACTACACCGAAATAATAAGCGGATTGAAAGAGGGCGACATCGTTGTAAATGGGAATGGTTCGACATCGAGCCAAGGTACTGGAACAGGATCAACCCAAAGGACAGGTCAGCGCCGTGGCGGACCGCCACGAATGTTCTAGTAAAGGAACTCAATATGATTGGCGTCGGAAATTTACATAAAACTTATCAAATGGGAGAAATTGCCGTACATGCCCTTAAGGGTGTTACGGTTGAGGTCAAAAGCGGCGAGTTCGTGGCGATTATGGGACCATCCGGCTCAGGCAAGTCCACTTTCATGAACATCATCGGATGCCTTGACCGACCCACCCAAGGTTCTTATGTCTTGGGCGGTCAGGAAGTGGCTAAGATGGATGATGACGAACTAGCCGCGGTACGTAACCGAAAAATCGGATTCGTCTTTCAGACTTTTAACTTGATCCCAAGGCGTTCGGCCATTCG from bacterium encodes:
- a CDS encoding efflux RND transporter periplasmic adaptor subunit codes for the protein MKSKRRYLKYIIIAAILLVGVVIIRARSGGNATPELRTETVKLGDVVATVSATGVLQPLTTVEVKSNVGGEIVELTVDEGDVVKAGQLIARIDPSDSLTDLSQAEADYQGAEARVNQTKQGSSMQQLQTAANIVSAQQALESSRQRLAQAESQAKIQPTLTSEAIKQAASALASAQATLTQTKSALVPQKLASAQAAYDQAKATYDQSQFNFTRQQALLEKGFVSKSQLEAAEQQFSVAKAQLNNAKIKLDTVKDEAFQDLSNAQARYDQSKSALETARTNRIQDSLKQQDLAAARAAFKQSKASLDAVNATSYQNQMKVEDILQAQSQLERAKAAVKNAHTQVSYCTITAPRAGVVVKKYVDKGSIVTAGRAAVGGGSGSGITIVDIADTTHMWVVVNVDETDIGKIQLGQRVSVRVDAYPKEKFKARVIKIAPLAVVDQNVTTVPVTVELERINRQLKPQMNATCDFIIGNKRNVLCLPSAAIKETKNGMTVSVLANGKQETRVIQVGLAGDDYTEIISGLKEGDIVVNGNGSTSSQGTGTGSTQRTGQRRGGPPRMF